From Roseovarius nanhaiticus, one genomic window encodes:
- a CDS encoding bifunctional sulfate adenylyltransferase/adenylylsulfate kinase produces MTNLSNLTPIPELYVSHESAQKLKVEAANLVSHDLTPRQICDLELLMNGGFNPLKGFLSEEDYDGVVENMRLASGALWPMPITLDVSEKFAEALELGQDIALRDQEGVILATMTVTDRWTPNKSREAEKVFGADDSAHPAVNYLHNTAGAVYLGGPITGIQQPVHYDFRARRDTPNELRAYFRKVGWRKVVAFQTRNPLHRAHQELTFRAAKEAQANLLIHPVVGMTKPGDVDHFTRVRCYEAVLDKYPGSTTAMSLLNLAMRMAGPREAVWHGLIRANHGCTHFIVGRDHAGPGKNSAGEDFYGPYDAQDLFREHQSEIGVEMVDFKHMVYVQERAQYEPMDEIEDKDNVTILNISGTELRRRLQEGLEIPDWFSFPEVVNELRRTRPPRANQGFTVFFTGFSGSGKSTIANALMVKLMEMGGRPVTLLDGDIVRKNLSSELGFSKEHRDLNIRRIGYVASEITKNGGIAICAPIAPYATTRRAVREDVEQFGAFVEVHVATSLEECERRDRKGLYKLAREGKIKEFTGISDPYDVPENPELSVETENVDVDNCAHQVILKLEQMGLIAG; encoded by the coding sequence ATGACGAACCTGAGCAACCTCACCCCCATCCCCGAACTCTATGTCAGTCACGAGAGCGCGCAAAAGCTGAAGGTGGAGGCCGCCAATCTGGTCAGCCACGACCTGACGCCGCGCCAGATCTGCGATCTGGAGCTTTTGATGAATGGTGGCTTCAACCCGCTCAAGGGGTTTCTGAGCGAAGAAGATTACGACGGCGTCGTCGAGAACATGCGCCTCGCCTCAGGCGCGCTCTGGCCCATGCCGATCACGCTGGACGTCAGCGAGAAATTCGCCGAGGCGCTGGAACTCGGCCAGGATATAGCCCTGCGCGATCAGGAGGGCGTGATCCTCGCCACGATGACGGTCACCGACCGCTGGACCCCGAACAAATCGCGCGAGGCCGAAAAGGTCTTTGGTGCCGATGACAGCGCGCATCCCGCCGTCAATTATCTGCACAACACCGCCGGCGCCGTCTATCTGGGCGGGCCGATCACCGGCATCCAGCAGCCGGTGCATTACGATTTCCGCGCCCGCCGCGACACTCCGAACGAGCTGCGCGCCTATTTCCGCAAAGTCGGCTGGCGCAAGGTCGTCGCGTTCCAGACGCGCAATCCGCTGCACCGCGCGCATCAGGAACTGACCTTCCGCGCCGCCAAAGAGGCGCAGGCGAACCTTCTGATCCATCCCGTCGTCGGCATGACCAAACCCGGCGACGTCGATCACTTCACCCGCGTGCGATGCTATGAGGCGGTTCTGGACAAATACCCCGGCTCGACCACGGCGATGTCGCTGCTGAACCTCGCCATGCGCATGGCCGGCCCGCGCGAGGCGGTCTGGCACGGGCTCATCCGCGCCAATCACGGCTGCACGCATTTCATCGTCGGCCGCGACCACGCCGGCCCCGGCAAGAATTCGGCAGGCGAGGATTTCTACGGACCTTACGACGCGCAGGACCTTTTCCGCGAACATCAAAGCGAGATCGGCGTCGAAATGGTCGACTTCAAGCATATGGTCTATGTGCAGGAACGCGCCCAATACGAACCGATGGACGAGATCGAGGACAAGGACAACGTCACGATCCTCAACATCTCGGGCACCGAGCTGCGCCGCCGCCTGCAGGAAGGGCTGGAAATCCCCGACTGGTTCAGCTTCCCCGAAGTTGTGAACGAGCTGCGCCGCACCCGCCCACCGCGGGCCAACCAGGGCTTCACCGTCTTCTTCACCGGTTTTTCAGGCAGCGGCAAATCCACCATCGCCAACGCGCTGATGGTCAAGCTGATGGAGATGGGCGGCCGCCCCGTGACGCTGCTCGACGGCGATATCGTGCGGAAAAACCTTTCCTCCGAGCTGGGCTTTTCCAAGGAGCACCGCGATCTGAACATCCGCCGCATCGGCTATGTCGCGTCCGAGATCACGAAAAACGGCGGCATCGCCATCTGCGCGCCCATTGCGCCCTATGCCACGACGCGCCGCGCCGTCCGCGAGGATGTCGAGCAGTTCGGCGCCTTCGTCGAGGTCCACGTCGCGACCTCGCTGGAGGAATGCGAGCGCCGCGACCGCAAGGGCCTCTACAAGCTGGCGCGCGAGGGCAAGATCAAGGAATTCACCGGCATCTCCGACCCTTACGACGTGCCTGAAAACCCCGAGCTAAGCGTCGAGACCGAGAATGTCGATGTCGACAACTGCGCGCATCAGGTCATCCTGAAACTGGAGCAGATGGGGCTGATCGCCGGGTGA
- a CDS encoding tetratricopeptide repeat protein has protein sequence MDLRLQLAKIKSPVYAYWQRIYYQAVKQEDFHTALKALKRISDKHKGMMPPYWALELAKVRLSLGQFDRAENVVEEIAESIKNSKTYNHDTKLFLLKHIERTHSAALKGKHGVADLLKAEGVQYIRVEEIDFTRVDPILSVGWPLIPE, from the coding sequence ATGGATTTGAGACTTCAACTCGCGAAAATCAAATCACCGGTTTATGCATACTGGCAGCGCATCTACTATCAGGCTGTTAAGCAAGAGGATTTCCATACAGCTTTAAAAGCCCTCAAGAGAATCTCTGATAAGCATAAAGGTATGATGCCGCCATATTGGGCGTTGGAATTAGCTAAAGTGAGGTTAAGTCTGGGCCAATTCGATAGGGCAGAAAATGTCGTAGAAGAAATCGCCGAGAGTATCAAAAATAGTAAAACGTATAATCACGATACCAAGCTATTTCTGTTGAAACATATCGAGAGGACGCACAGTGCGGCATTGAAGGGCAAGCATGGTGTTGCCGATTTGCTAAAAGCAGAAGGCGTCCAATATATCAGGGTCGAAGAGATCGATTTTACAAGAGTTGACCCGATCCTCAGTGTGGGTTGGCCGTTGATACCTGAATGA
- a CDS encoding MBL fold metallo-hydrolase: protein MSAQDWYKLQEIAPGITAIGEPRYHQQNWSYLICGSDAALLFDTGSYYGDMAPVVASLTDLPLSVLPSHMHYDHLGNITAFERIVLPDLPVLRACEADGRVTPSDTLFLGDREDRTPPSFGVADWLAPGSMIDLGRRQLQLIHTPGHSPDSVSLWDAEAGILFAADYLYDGALYAQVPGASLRGYLETAGQLGTLLPADARILGAHGDAKDETSATAPTLDTSVLGRLMICLSDLMMSPAPAEGETLRANVQPGVDILVNSDAHGR, encoded by the coding sequence ATGAGCGCGCAGGACTGGTACAAGCTGCAAGAGATCGCGCCCGGCATCACCGCCATCGGCGAGCCGCGTTATCACCAGCAGAACTGGAGCTATCTGATCTGCGGCAGCGATGCCGCGCTTCTCTTCGATACCGGCTCCTACTACGGCGACATGGCGCCGGTCGTGGCAAGCCTCACCGATCTGCCGCTGTCCGTGCTGCCCTCGCATATGCATTATGACCATCTGGGCAATATCACGGCCTTCGAGCGCATCGTTCTGCCCGATCTGCCGGTGCTGCGCGCCTGCGAAGCGGATGGGCGCGTCACACCCTCGGACACCCTCTTTCTTGGCGACCGCGAGGACCGCACACCGCCCAGCTTTGGCGTCGCGGACTGGCTGGCGCCGGGCAGCATGATCGACCTTGGCAGACGGCAGCTGCAACTGATCCATACGCCCGGTCATTCGCCCGACAGCGTGTCGCTTTGGGACGCGGAGGCGGGTATCCTCTTTGCCGCCGACTACCTCTATGACGGCGCGCTTTATGCGCAGGTTCCGGGCGCATCGCTGCGCGGCTACCTGGAAACGGCGGGCCAGCTCGGCACTCTTTTGCCCGCGGATGCGCGCATCCTGGGCGCCCATGGCGACGCCAAGGACGAGACCAGCGCAACGGCGCCCACGCTCGACACCAGCGTTCTGGGCCGCCTGATGATCTGCCTGTCAGACCTGATGATGAGCCCTGCACCCGCCGAGGGCGAGACGCTGCGCGCCAACGTTCAGCCCGGCGTCGATATTCTGGTCAATTCGGACGCCCATGGGCGCTAG